Sequence from the Clostridium cylindrosporum DSM 605 genome:
AGTGTATGACTATTACATTAACTGGTCAAAGGATTATGATAGTGAAATGTATAATCTAGTTACCTCAAATGAAGAAAATTGTAAGAAAATATTCAACATAGATAAAGAAGGTCCAAAGCCTAGAAAGGACTATGCTAAGTGGAATGATGTTCGTGAAAAGGTATTTTTCTTCTTTGATGAATTATTCCAAAAGGATTCAATTGATAATCTTGAACTTCCAAAGAATATGGAATTAGATGAAGCTAAGAGAGTTATTGAAGAATATGCTAAGGCATATAATTTTAATGATGATAAGGACACATGGTTCGAAAATCTTAAAACTATTGCAGTAGAGCTTGGTTATGCAACTGATAGAAAAGCATACAAGAAAGAACCTGAAGCATTTAAGGGAATGGTTTCAGATGTAGCAGGTGCAGTTAGATCAGCACTAGCACATAGAAATAATACACCAGATCTACATACTATAATGCAAATTATGGGAGAAGAGATTGTAAGAGATAGATTTAATAAGTTTATATCACTTTAAGAATAAAAAAGGCAGGAAGATTCCTGCCTTTTAGTTATTTATTAATTTTAAATGAGCTCTTTAAGGATACTATTCTATTAAATACTATTTTATCATTTGTTGAAAGTTTAGGATCAACATTAAAGTATCCATGTCTAAATAATTGGAATTTCTCTTGAGCCTTAGCACCTTTGGCGCTTGGTTCAATATATCCATTTAAGATTTCCATTGAGTTTGGATTTATTTGTTCAAGGAAATGCTTATCCTTATCTTCTTCATTTTCGCTATCAAGGATTAAAGGTTCAAATAATCTAAATTCACAAGGAGCAGCACTTGATGCATCTACCCAGTGAATTGTTCCCTTAACCTTACGTCCTGTAAATCCACTTCCACTTTTTGTTTCAGGGTCATAGGTACAGTGAATTTCAGTTACATTGCCATTTTCGTCTTTAATAACATCATTACACTTTACAAAATAAGCACCTTTTAGTCTAACTTCATTTCCTGGGAATAATCTAAAGTATTTCTTAGGAGGGTTTTCCATAAAGTCTTCACTTTCAATGTAAATTTCCCTTGAAAATGGAACTAGTCTCTTTCCAGCTGATTCATCATCAGGATTATTTTCGATTTCTAGCATTTCAACTTCTCCCTCAGGATAATTAGTAATAACTAGTTTTAAAGGTCTTAAAACAGCCATGGCTCTTGGAGACTTCGGACTCAAGTCTTCTCTAATAAAGTGTTCAAGCATTGCTGAATCTACAGTTGAGTTAGCCTTAGCAACTCCTATTTCACGACAGAAGTTTCTAATAGATTCTGGAGTATATCCACGTCTTCTAAGCCCAGATATAGTAGGCATTCTAGGATCATCCCAACCATCTACTGCATTTTCATCAACTAGAAGTTTAAGTTTTCTTTTACTCATTACTGTATTTGTAATATTAAGTCTTGCGAATTCTATTTGTCTTGGTGTACTTTCCATTTGGCATTCTCTAACTACCCAATCATAAAGTGGTCTATGATCTTCAAACTCTAAACTACAAATTGAATGAGTAATTCCTTCAATAGCATCTTCAAGTGGATGAGCAAAGTCATACATAGGATATATGCACCATTTATCACCTGTGTTATGGTGAGTAGCATGGGCTATTCTATATATAATAGGGTCTCTCATGTTGATGTTAGGAGAAGACATATCAATTTTAGCCCTTAAAACCTTTTCTCCATCCTTAAATTCTCCGTTTTTCATTTTTTCAAATAACTCAAGATTTTCTTCTATGCTTCTATTTCTATAAGGGCTTTCTTTACCTGGTTCAGTTAATGAGCCTCTATACTCTCTCATTTCCTCAGGTGTTAAATCACATACATAGGCCTTTCCTTTCTTAATAAGGATAAGAGCTCTATTGTACATTTCCTCAAAGTAATTAGATGCAAAGAAAAGATTGTCCCAATCGAATCCTAACCACTTAACATCTTCCTTTATAGATTCAACATATTCGGTATCTTCCTTAACAGGATTAGTATCATCGAATCTTAGGTTAGTCTTTCCATTAAACTCATCACCTAGCTCAAAGTTAAGTACTATAGCCTTTGCATGACCAATATGTAAATATCCATTTGGCTCAGGTGGGAAACGAGTAATGATTTCTTTATGTTTTCCACTTTCTAAATCTTCCATAATTATGTTTCTTATAAAATTAGATGAATTCATTTCAGTTGACATAATATATATACCTCTCCAATATAATTTACTAATTTCTACCTAGGTAGTTCGGCATTTTATTTAATTTTAAACTAATAAATAAAAAAAATAAAGGCTTATAGGTGAAAGTTAGGTTTAAAGCCTATTAATTAGTATTTCAATATAAACATGTTTTAGTCACTAATCAAATTTTATTTTACATAATTTAAGGTTTTATGTAACACAAATGCAAGGTTATGAATATTATTACAGTGTAAAGAAGGCAGAGAGGATTTCTCTACATTAGGGGGGAGATAGATGTGTAAAAGGAATATTTGTGGTTCAGACAGCCTGCTTAATTGCAATAGAAGAAGAGGAAGAAATCACTGTTCTAAAAGAAGTAGTTGCAGAGAAAATAGATTTCATAATGTAATTTTAAGACAATCAGTAGATAATCATATATTTGGAAATAGCACTAGATTTAATCTTCGAGAGGATGACAGTGAAATACAAACTAATTTAATGGTTAGAAGAGTTAATGAAATTACAGTAAGTGGACAGATAAGAGACTCAAGAGGAAGAGGAATCGAAGGTGTAAAGGTAAGTCTAGTTAAGATTTCAAGATGTGAATCTAAATGTATAGCTGAAACTATTACTAATTACAGAGGATTCTATGAATTTAATGTTATTGATGATGATGATATAGATAGATATAAGGTAGTTGTTAATGAAAGCTAATTAAAGGCATAATGCCTTTAAAATATTTTTAATATTATAGGGGGTATTAAAATGTGTTCTAGAAATAGAAGAAATAACTGTTTTAGAATTTCTCCATGCTTTAGAAGAAGATGTCGTTGTAGAAGGCATAGATCAGAACAAGATATTGCTCATGAATTTCATAATGAGTTTAGAGAAGACTTTATTTTAGGAGCAGAAGAATCATTTGAAAGTGACAGATATGATAGAGACAGAGATCATAGAGATAGAGATAGAGATGACAGAGATAGATGCGATAGAGACAGACATGACAGAGATAGATGTGATAGAGACAGACATGACAGAGATAGATGTGATAGAGACAGACATGACAGAGATAGATGTGATAGAGACAGAGATGACAGAGATAGATGTGATAGAGACAGACACGATAGAGATAGATGTGATAGAGACAGACACGATAGAGATAGATGTGATAGAGATAGACATGATAATTCAGATATCATAGGAAACAATATTGATATTTGTGTAAGAGAAAATGATAGCGAAATCAAAGCTAATATTAGAGTACAGGATAAACACGAACAATCAGTTAGAATATGGGGAAGAGTTTTAGATAGTAGGGGTAATGGAGTGCCATTTGCTCTTGTTAAACTTGTGAAGGTAACTTGTAGAGGACTTCAAGGAATAGCCCACACAATATGTGATTGTGAAGGCTTCTATCAATTTGAAGTTTCACCAAGAGAAGATGGACGAGAATTTTTGATTATAGTAAGTAAACCTTCAACAGGTCCAGAAAGAGTAGTATCAAATGATGGAAGAGAAAATACAAATTGTCCTAACAGATATTAAATAAATGTTTTTAAATAGGAGGAGTATTATAAATGTTTGATGATGTAAGATTTGATGATGTAAGATTTGATGATGAAAGAGATTATGACAATGATGTAGATTTTGAAAGTGAAAGAGATTACGATGGCGAAAGAGACTTTGAGGATGAAAGAAGATATGAAAGTAATAGAAGACATGACTGTGATAGAAGACATGATAATGATAGAAGACACGACTGTGATAGAAGACGCAATAATTCCGATATAGTAGGAAATAGCGTAGATGTACGTGTAAGAGATAATGATAGTGAGATTAAAGCTAATGTTAGAGTTCAAGATAGTAACAGACAATCAGTTAGAATATGGGGAAGAGTAATAGACAGTAGAGGTAATGGAGTACCATTTGCTCTTGTTAAGCTAGTAAGAAGAAGTAATAGAGGACTACAAGGAATAGCTCATACAATTTGTGATTGCAAAGGTTTTTACCAATTTGAAGTTTCACCAAGGGAAGATGGACGTGAATTCGTAATTGTAGTAGGAAAGGCTTCAACAGGTCCAGAAAGAGTAGTATCTAATGATGGAAGGGAAAATACTAATTGCCCTGTAAGAAACAGAAGAAATAATTGCCGCTGTAGAGATTAAAAAGTAGATATTAAGAATAAAACTTAAGAGAAAACATGAATTATATCTTGAGTAAGAAGTACTTTAATATAAGTTAGTCTAATCTAGAAGAGGCTGTCAGTGATATAATAACCTTGTTATTATAATCATGTGTATTTCCTAAAAGTTAATTTTCAAGCTGCTGATTAAGGTAAATTATCAGCAGCTTTTTAAAATTAAGTTGATGTAAACCTAGTAATAT
This genomic interval carries:
- a CDS encoding glutamine--tRNA ligase/YqeY domain fusion protein, with the translated sequence MSTEMNSSNFIRNIIMEDLESGKHKEIITRFPPEPNGYLHIGHAKAIVLNFELGDEFNGKTNLRFDDTNPVKEDTEYVESIKEDVKWLGFDWDNLFFASNYFEEMYNRALILIKKGKAYVCDLTPEEMREYRGSLTEPGKESPYRNRSIEENLELFEKMKNGEFKDGEKVLRAKIDMSSPNINMRDPIIYRIAHATHHNTGDKWCIYPMYDFAHPLEDAIEGITHSICSLEFEDHRPLYDWVVRECQMESTPRQIEFARLNITNTVMSKRKLKLLVDENAVDGWDDPRMPTISGLRRRGYTPESIRNFCREIGVAKANSTVDSAMLEHFIREDLSPKSPRAMAVLRPLKLVITNYPEGEVEMLEIENNPDDESAGKRLVPFSREIYIESEDFMENPPKKYFRLFPGNEVRLKGAYFVKCNDVIKDENGNVTEIHCTYDPETKSGSGFTGRKVKGTIHWVDASSAAPCEFRLFEPLILDSENEEDKDKHFLEQINPNSMEILNGYIEPSAKGAKAQEKFQLFRHGYFNVDPKLSTNDKIVFNRIVSLKSSFKINK
- a CDS encoding carboxypeptidase-like regulatory domain-containing protein — encoded protein: MCKRNICGSDSLLNCNRRRGRNHCSKRSSCRENRFHNVILRQSVDNHIFGNSTRFNLREDDSEIQTNLMVRRVNEITVSGQIRDSRGRGIEGVKVSLVKISRCESKCIAETITNYRGFYEFNVIDDDDIDRYKVVVNES